A region from the Diadema setosum chromosome 17, eeDiaSeto1, whole genome shotgun sequence genome encodes:
- the LOC140240668 gene encoding deoxyribonuclease-2-alpha-like yields the protein MYAETWRNTKSKLPSFCTGVYKVENVDHVTFNGVLSFNSTKDSSKWAISEDKQWTCIGDINRTKSQSERGGGTVCFNIPAVWIAFNTLIADFSRCPASLSHS from the exons ATGTATGCTGAGACGTGGAGAAACACGAAGAGCAAGCTACCGTCTTTCTGCACCGGCGTGTACAAGGTGGAAAATGTCGACCACGTCACTTTTAATGGCGTGCTGAGTTTCAATTCGACCAAGGACAGCTCTAAGTGGGCAATCAGCGAGGACAAGCAGTGGACATGCATCGGTGACATTAACAGAACT AAAAGCCAGTCTGAAAGGGGAGGTGGGACCGTATGCTTCAATATTCCCGCTGTCTGGATCGCCTTCAACACACTGATTGCCGACTTCTCCCGCTGTCCCGCTTCTCTCAGCCATTCCTGA